TCTTAAATCATCTTCAAACCTATAGTCAAAATCGGCCATTAAATATCCCCCAGTAGTAGAAACACCATCTGCAATTGGGCTATTGTACGTACCACCCGGCGTAAGGAAAGAAGTATTTGCTAATTCCCCTGTCAACAACTGCTCTACCGGTTCTCCATCATTTCCGGCCAAACGCTCTCTACTTCCTCCTGATAAAGGAATAGGGAGGTAGTACTGGGCCTTATCATTTATAAACTGACCATGTACGGTAAATGTACCTTTATCAAATTTCTTCTTGATATTAGCCCTGAACTGCACCCCTTTTGTAGGCAAACCTGTATCTATAGGACCACGGTCATGTCTTACAAAACCTGTAAAAGCATAGTAGGTATTTGAGTCTTCTCCACCCAATTGGCCGCCTGTATAGAAATCGGTTTTTAAACGTCCCATATTGGCAACTTCAAGGTTTATTACATTACCAGGATTGGTGTCCCCCGTTTTACTTGTATAGTTAATGATACCCGCTACAGAACCTGCACCGTATAAGATGGCAGAACCACCACGAACAAATTCCACTCCTTTAAAGCCAATATCCGGTCTTGCGTAAACATCATGAGCAGAAGAGTTAAGGCCAAACGTACTCATTAATGGCATCCCATCGTATTGTAACGGGTTAAACACATATTGACCACCAGAAGGAAGCCCTCTAACAAATACGTTGGTAGCCGTTTCACCACCACCACCTTCAGCGGTAATACCTGGCACACTTCTTAAAATATCTGCCTGACTGTTAGCTGATAGTTTGGTTATCTCTTTCATTTTTACCGAGCTGATAGATAAAGGCGCCTGCTTTTGAGATCTGAATGTACTAGACGCCGTTAAAACAACCTCATCTAGCTGCTGACCGCCTTCTTGAAGCACAAAATCTACCGTTAATGCTGCTCCGTCTAAATCAACCGGCTTATCCAAAGTGGTAAAGCCTAAATATGAAGTTCTCAATACTTGACTGCCTTCTAGGTCTGTTGAGAATGTATAGTTACCATCAAAATCAGATGTGGTACCAGAAGTACTTCCTGCTATTATAATATTTGCTCCCGGAATAGGTTCTCCGGCAATGTCCGTAATGGTACCGGAAACTCCGGTCTGGGCAAAAGCACCAGTACCTAAAAGAAGGCCGAATACCGCAAAAATTACTTTCTTCATAATTGTTGTTTTTAAAAGTTGAGTGAACTTGAGTTATTATTAATTTGTTAATACAAGACCAAAACTATTTGAATATCATATTATTTCGACAAAAAAATTGCAAATTTGTTATGCAAACGTTACCGCAAACGTTTGCAATTCATAATTTTATCATAAATAAATCTGCATTATACTGAAAATCAACACCTTTTTAGATTATGAGCAAGAAGCACAACACCACTTTAAAGGATTTAGCCAAAGAATTAAAGCTTTCAATATCAACGGTTTCCAGAGCGCTAAATGACCACCCAGATATTAACGCAACCACCAAGAAAAACGTTCATAACCTTGCTCGACACATGAACTATTCCCCCAATTTGTTCGCCAGAAGCTTTAGATCCCAAAAGACCAATATAATTGGCGTAGTGGTTCCTAACATTTCTCATTACTTTACCTCGACCATCCTAAAGGGAATTCTTGAGGAAGCCGAAATACGTGGGTATCGGGTAATTATTTCAGAATCGAACAACAGCGAATCCAAACAAACCGAAATGCTGAATACCATGACCCAGTTTGGAGTGGATGGTATTTTGATGTCACTCACCCGAAAAACTACCAAAGTAGATGACCTGTTAAGAACTTTGAACCGCGTACCCATTGTGCTGTTCGATAAAGTATCGCAAAAAATACCATGTACACAGATTGTTATTGATGAAGAAGAGGCTGCTTTTAATGCCGTGGAACACCTTATTGAATTGGGTAAGGAACGTATAGCCATTATTAAAGAAACTGAAAATTCATACAACTCCGAAAAACGCTACGCCGGCTACTTGAGAGCACTAGAACACCATGGAATACCTATCAAGGAAAAAATAATTTTGAGTACGGAAGATATCTCTCTCATACATGGCAGACGTCTGACCAATATTCTCTTAAGCATGAAAAAGCGCCCCGATGCCATTTTTGCCATAACGGATAATGCTGCTATTGGAGCCATTAAAGCCCTCAATAAATTCAAAGTGAAAATTCCGGAAGAGATAGCCGTCGTAGGTTTTAGCAACTCGGCAAACTCAAAAATTATTCAGCCCGAATTAACCACTGTAGACCAGCCCGGTGATAAAATTGGCCGTACTTCTGTAAAATACCTTATTGATGAAATTGAAAACCCAACAAACGATGTCATTACTAAAACGGTTGAAATAAAAACAACCTTAGTGGTTAGAGACTCTTCATTAAGAGCTTAGCACACAAATTATGATAAACCTTG
This genomic interval from Zobellia roscoffensis contains the following:
- a CDS encoding LacI family DNA-binding transcriptional regulator → MSKKHNTTLKDLAKELKLSISTVSRALNDHPDINATTKKNVHNLARHMNYSPNLFARSFRSQKTNIIGVVVPNISHYFTSTILKGILEEAEIRGYRVIISESNNSESKQTEMLNTMTQFGVDGILMSLTRKTTKVDDLLRTLNRVPIVLFDKVSQKIPCTQIVIDEEEAAFNAVEHLIELGKERIAIIKETENSYNSEKRYAGYLRALEHHGIPIKEKIILSTEDISLIHGRRLTNILLSMKKRPDAIFAITDNAAIGAIKALNKFKVKIPEEIAVVGFSNSANSKIIQPELTTVDQPGDKIGRTSVKYLIDEIENPTNDVITKTVEIKTTLVVRDSSLRA